The Takifugu flavidus isolate HTHZ2018 chromosome 16, ASM371156v2, whole genome shotgun sequence genome contains the following window.
GGTGTGCCAGCTGTCACAGTGCATTTTGGGAGTTTCATACCAGTGTGTGCCTACCAAAGCATTCAGATACTTCATATGTTCCCAAAATATCCATCTCTGCTTATTAATCATCACCATaaaatgtttgttgtttattaACTGATATTCCATTAGCTGCTTAAGTTCCCTTTCTTGCAGTGTTGATTTGACTCTGTCCCTGCTGCCTAACCCTAAAGGACTCTAATCTAAACTCTCAGACAGGCTGGCTGCCAAGTTTCCGCCTTGTGCAGAATTGACTGTCCACTTCCTGCCGTGACAGTtttcagaggtcagcaggttaCAGCAGGGTTCACTGGCTGCACAGCACAGCTTATACACCGCAGGGTCAATAGTTAATCAGTATTCCTCATGGGCCAGAACCTGTGATGTAGTTGTTCCACTGAAGGTGAGGCCAAATGGTTAGGTAACAGCTTAAATGATGGCTGAATGTCAGGCACCCAGGAACATTCCTGGGATTTATTTTTTGGGCTAACAGGCAACAGTAGGCGGTATTGAACATTAACAGGATACGCTAACAAATGTGGGTTACGTTTGTCTTTCCCCTCATGTTACCGTCCTGAAATGTGCATTAGAAGTTGATTGAAATTGTGTAAGTCGGCTTTTATCAGTATTATTTCCTCATTTTTCAGTAGTCTGAGGGGGAGGAAGTGAAGTTAAACTGCTGAGACGGGGGCTTTGTGATGGGTGTGTTTTGAAAGACATTCAATTCTTTAGATGTTATGCCCAAAAAAGCAAGTAGAATTATCATTGTTTTTACTGTCAGATGCAGACAACACTGACAGCATAATGCTGGCCAGTCATTTTGGAACGGACCCCCTGACGCAGCACATCGCAGTTTTTGTTGtagagctgaaggagctgaaaacATGTTTGTAGCAGAAATAACTGTAATCACTCGTTTAAACACAGAGAGGTTGTTAAGCAATTTAGTCTTGGTCTTGTTATGCTGTAGTATTTGGTGAGTGTTTACTCCTTCAGGGCAGAACGCATAGTCAAAAATAACTCACTGACTTTTAGTCTATTAATAGACAGGAATATTCCATGATTATTGCGTGGAAAAACAATGCACTATGTCATGCAGCTGTTGTGAAAACAGGATCTAAGTAGGAGTTAATGTTTGTCCTCTTGGTTTTCTTCCCTTCTTTAGCTAATGAAGCGTCATGGCCGAGCATCACTAAGAGCGCATCAGACTGGAGAGCAGTCAGTCCGGAACAGGTAGAGCCCGCTCTGCACCAGACTTACGTTCATTTTATATTAAGTGGAAGAAATTCATCTCGAAAAATTATTCTTGGAGCGAGAGGTTTCCAAAAACATGAGTTATCCTTATTGTTATAGTTAatgcttctccttcttttccccAGCGTCCTTCTGGTTATGGTACCTACCCCAGTGCCGCCCACCAGACGGGGGGTCATCAATGCACGACCAGCTCCCTGCCTCGCTCAGCCCCCAGCACGCTGGGCTGGCCCCGGTCCAGTACTGCAAAtgccgcctcctcttcctcttcatcatcctcttctttaCAGCGGATATCAATCTCCCCTAATTCAACCCAAGGTAATTAAAGCAGTACAATGCTGCTCATTCATTctgtttttacagtttaaatACGCGCCACATATATTTATACTTAAATCCACCCCACTTATTGTATACTACACTATAGAACACTAGTATATTTGTATGAGAAacagactgaaaacacagagCTGTTAATCTATAGAAACAGGTCAACCAGCATCGGAATAAATATCACCTGCAATCTTCAACTCTACTTCTGTTGTATGTGTGTACTTATTTTGTTACTTCCCCAAAAATCCTCCTAAAAAAGtagtttgtgttgtgtttgctcgCATAGTTGCAATCTCTCCTTTTATATCCTGTCACCTGTTCAGCTTAAATGACATCCAGACTGACAAACCGAGGAAAGTGTAATGAGCTACttgaattaaaataataaatacatgaGCTGGTAAATGTTAATTGAGGTTCATCATTACGCAGTATTTCAGATGGTGATTGTAAATCACAGCCTCTTTTACTGTGTCATAGTTTGTATCATAGACACTTCTAAATGAATACTTGATCATTCCGTTCATTGTCTATCAATAGTTCCCTCTACCTGCACCTGACGGCTGCAAAACACTGATTCCTTTCACGGCAAATCCTCCCGTGATCCTTGTGCTCCTCCATAGGTCCTGCTCCATCCCAGCCttctcctttgtctccacaAACCGAGAGAAGCGACCTTCCACCGGCGGTGGCCGTTCGTCCCTACATTCCCGACCACCCCTCCAGGCCCCAGTCTCCCAGGAAGGGTCCTgccaccatgaacagcagctcCATCTACAGCATGTACCTCCAGCAGCCTCAGGCGAAAAACTACGGATCACTTAGCAACAGGACCTCTGTCAAAGCAGGTAACCCCAGCCTCCAGTAGATCTGTGTTGAATGTTGTGACAGGGACTATAATGAAAAATCCACGTCCTTCTCTGTAGTCTACGGTAAACCGATCCTCCCCAGCTCCTCCGCGTCTCCGTCTCCCGTCCCTTTTCtgcaaggaggaggagccataAAGACAGGTGAACAGGATGTGACggatggaggaaaaggaggggagagCAGCGATGGACGGATTCTGCCTCCACCCAATGTCGACAACATCCCTCGTCCCCTCAGTCCCACCAAACTCACCCCAGTCGGTAGGTGGAGGTGATCCTCTTTCATGGCCCAGCTGATAAAGTAGGAGGAAATAgctctttcctctctccacaGCCCACTCTCAGATGCGTTACCAGAGCGACGCTGACCTGGACATCCTCCGCAGGCGCCTCAGTAACGCGCCGCGACCCCTGAAAAAACGCAGCTCCATCACTGAGCCCGAGGGCCCCCAGGGGCCAAACATCCAGAAACTGCTTTACCAGAGGTTGGTGACACTTGGCGTGACGTTTAACGTGTGATCAAATCTAAAACTCAGCTGGGTTCTGTGATTGTTGACAGGTTCAACACTCTGGCAGGAAGTATGGACGGATGTTCAGGTAAGACGTTAATGCCTCACGAGTTCACCTCTGGACCAAATATGGGATGTGAATAAGCTACATGATGTTCTCTTATAAACTTTGATCAACTGTTTCACTCCGCATTCTAGTAAATACCTTCTACCAGCCGGACTCCATTTTGGGCGACATGGACAACATCCATTCAGCGAATGGGAATGTGGACCCTGCTGACAAACTCCTCACTGTGGCAGCCTCAGAGGGCGAAGGTCAAAACCTGAACGCAGTCTCGCTCCACTTATCCCCTCCTTTGGTTGTCTTGGAAACGCCTAAAGCAACGACACTGAAAGCGGAATCTGTCAATAATCTACTGCCGTCAGTGCAGCTCAGTCCATCCCCAGTGCCTGAGAGGCTGGAGGACCAGAACAACAACAGCCAGAGAAGATCTAGTCCCTCCCACAGCTCTGGAGGCCACACatccccttctccttctccttccacccAGACTCCACCAACCAAGGTGTTTATAACACAAAACAGAGACTCCTGCCTCTCGCAGACACAGGAATCTCTTTCCAAACATCTGTTGTTCTCTCCATGTGTGCAGCAAGTGAAGCGGACTAACCTGAAGAAGCCGTCGTCGGAGCGGACGGGTCACGGCCTGCGAGTCAAGTTTAACCCGTTAGCGCTGCTGCTGGATGCATCCTTAGAGGGGGAGTTTGACCTGGTGCAGAGGATTATATATGAGGTAACATCAGATTATGATGTTGTTGCTGGATCAGTATTAGAAAACATGTCCGGATCACAAATGTGGAATGCCTTTTAGTCGCCATTggatttaaaatcaaatcaagccgtgtttattttaacattacCGTCAGAGGGTCAAAAGGAGCCAGTTTGAACGAGTTGTTGGGGAAGATAAGAGGACCCTGCTATCAGAACAGGATCTCTACACTTTGGTTAAACTTATTAGAATTTTCCCCCATTTGTAACTAAGTATTTGCCTCACCTACCAGAaatgcctgcacacacacacacacacacacacatccacctaCACTGATTGCTTCAACAGATCTGCTACTGACTGCAGGATATCAAAGATTTTCACTATCTGTGCGAGGACGGACGTCTTTGATGTTCAGCCGCTCTACCAGGACAGAGCTGCTCGCTGTCGTAATGTGTGGGCTGCGGAGCATTTCCAGCCTTAATCACAGACCCTGAGCAGCATCACAAAGCTCCCAATGTTTCACCCAGAAGCAGGATGGCGCTGCTGTCCAGACAGTATCGGGAGCACTTCAAGGAATCATTCACGTCCAGCACGAAAGCAGGCTGACGGTGTTTCACCCCGAGGATGTAAAACTGAGCGACTCAGCAGCTCTGAGACAGAGCAGAAACTGTTTAACTCTCCTGACTTCAGCACTTTTTCTCTGACTTTAACTTGGAGGTTAAAAGACTGAAAGCTGACACTAACACAGATGCTTTTTTTATAGCACGGAAGCATAAACAATCTGTGATTCCCTCCTGATTTTTCGATTGAAGGTGGAAAATCCCAGCATGCCCAACGATGAAGGCATCACTCCTCTTCACAACGCCGTCTGTGCCGGACATCACCATATCGTGAAGTTCCTGCTGGACTTTGCCGTTAATGTAAACGCAGCTGACAGTGACGGATGGTCAGTACCGTTCATGTCATGACAGAGATAAATGTCCTCAGATTCAGCTCCCGTTCCTGTCTGCACCGGAGTGCGTCTAGGAACTGTGGTGATCAGGGGAATGTTGTCTGATTGTCCCCGCAGGACTCCGCTGCACTGTGCTGCTTCCTGCAACAGCGTGCATCTCTGTAAGATGCTGGTGGAGTCAGGCGCCGCCATCTTCGCTACTACCATCAGTGAcgtggagacagcagcagacaagtgtgaagagatggaggagggctACACACAGTGTTCTCAGTTCCTCTACGGTGGGCACATGCAGCCAGCTCGTGGTCGGCTAAAGAACCAAAACAAGTTCCCTCCACCCAGAGGAGAAGCGATCCTCGCGGGGTCAGTTCTTGAGACAGTCGTTAACGTTCAGTCTTCACCTCCGCTAGGTGTGCAAGAGAAGTTGGGTGTGATGAACAAAGGTTTGGTTTACGCGCTCTGGGACTACACGGCCCAACACCCCGATGAGCTGTCCTTCAGCGAGGGCGACGCCCTCGCAGTGCTGCGCCGCAGCGACGACGTAGAGACCGAGTGGTGGTGGGCACGGTTCAACGACCGCGAGGGATACGTACCCAGAAACCTCCTGGGGGTAAGCAAGCACAAAAGTTATGGCTCAGAATGCTACACACACTTGTTGTTTACGTTGATGATATAAGTATAATATAATAAAGTCCATCTATAAATTACACCTCAATGTAACTCAGCAAAATAAGCCGATGGTGTTTGGGAATACTGCGGAGCCCTCGGTGATGAATTGTGCTGGTTCGTTATTGAATTAAGCGCCACTTCAGTGGCAGATTTATTCTTAAACAATCTTGTGGCCTGTCTTCATGCTGCTCAGACACCTCCAGGACAATGTTAACATGATGTGGTGACTCtgcaccctccctccctccctccctctccagctgtaTCCGCGGATTAAACCCAGACAGCGCTCCCTGGCTTGAAGCCCAGCCCAGGAGTCACATGCACGCTTGCAGAtggtgcagagaggagcagcgcGTGGGCCGCAGCTCCGGCTGAGAAAGGAAGAGCGACGCGTGGACGTCATCGCGAGGCCGAAGCAAGCAAAAGCGGAGTGTGTAACTTTTTTATGTTCCCGTTGGAAGCCCACAGGTGCTTTAGTGTAAAAGCTAATTCTTTTCACTCAGTTGCTGCCTGCGTCTCGTTTTAAGCAACATTCGTGATAAATTGACGAGGTCTCCGTTGCATGAAAGAAGCTGCTAAGAAGAAAAGTCTTCCAGGGACAACATCAAAGCACGAGCTTGGTATTAGAAATGATTAGCATTTGCCCGAAAGATCTTATCTTTGAATTccattttacttgttttattccTGTTTCAATAGTAAAGATAATATCAAAGCCCAGCTGGACCTTGACAAGGCCCAATGTGGCCCAGTGCTTTCAGTACTGTGAAGATCTAAATGCAGTTTTACAAACAAGGTGAGCTGAAAGTTAATGAAGTTGGAAAACAGAAGGTAGATGgaagggacagagaggaggctgTGACTGTTCATTAGCTTGGTGGAGCAGCTTTTGGTGCGTCTAGAACCTGGTAGTTGCACTCTGATAGccaaagaagagaggaagagtgaagcAAGAGCTGAGAAATAAGATTCCATTTCGAGTTTAATGCttaaaaacagagaggaagcagctgtGGGTGGGTCTGAGGTATTCTGTTTCTGTTGACTTGGCCCTGGTACCGCTGTCATTAATGTTTGTTCAAGTGCAACCAGTGTTGCTGGTTTTCTGAAACGGATAGAAGAAGGGAAACAAGAATGTAGAGAATGAGTTTGTAAAAGCAGTGTATTGGGATAAACATTTAGAGATAAAGGAAGAAAGATAAAATtcataatatttaatattttatacaTGAAGTCATTGATTTTAATGGCCAATCAGCGTTTGCCATCTTCAATATAACCTAAAAACAGCATCATTTACAAAGACAAATCACTTTTCATTTcccatttttctttattttttacatatttcTTTAATATTATGGTTGTAATGttcacttcatttattttattcaagcctttttttttctattgttaAATTTATTAGTTGGAAACAGAGCTTATTTCTGTTCTGGCGCtactctctgctgccaccttgtggacaGATGTCAACTTGATCTGTACctacaaaggaggaaaaagttGGATATTTAAGATGCACTTTGTTCTGGGGAGTGTTAACCATTACTTTGTGTATATGTAACGTGTAACTCCACAACAGATGAactataaatataataaagatATTATAATCCATGCTGTGAGTGACTCATTCATTTGTGTGAATTTCCGAAGTAGCAGGTGTAAACTGACAACAGTCAGCTCattgtcatgttccagaaaccagtttgagatgatctgagctttgtgacaTGGTTCATGGTAAGCTTTCTCAGCAGAGATGACGGGGGCATATGTGGCCAGTGGGAAATGGATACGGGGATAAGGCACCAAGTTGGTCTGGAACTCTGTCAGATCAACATTAAGGGCACCATCAAAACGCAGAGAAGCGGTGATGGAGGACACGATCTGACTGATCAGCCTGTTCAGGTTGCTGTAAGTGGGACGCTCGATATCCAGGTTCCTGCGGCAGATGTCGTAGATGGCCTCGTTGTCCACCATGAAGGCACAGTCAGAGTGCTCCAGGGTGCTGTGGGTGGTCAGGATGGAGTTGTAGGGCTCCACCACAGCAGTGGACACCTGGGGAGCCGGGTAGACTGAGAACTCAAGCTTGGACTTCTTGCCATAGTCGACGGACAGTCGCTCCATCAGCAGGGAGGTAAAACCAGAACCAGTGCCACCTCCAAAGCTGTGGAACACCAGAAAGCCCTGAAGGCCGGTGCACTGGTCAGTCTGTTTGggaagagggagacagaaagatcTCAGATATAAACGTTCAATTATGAACTTAAAGAAAATCAGCAACTCACCAGTTTGCGGGTTCTGTCCAGCACGACATCGATGAGCTCTTTTCCGACGGTGTAGTGTCCACGGGCGTAGTTGTTGGCAGCATCCTCCTTACCAGTGATCAGCTGCTCAGGGTGAAAGAGCTGGCGGTAGGTACCAGTACGCACCTCATCTAAGGGTAAATAGCCAAGGTTATAGGAAGAGCTGCCTGACTGGATCATAGGCTGAGAATATTTACACAGGATtgaagaaaaaagggagagaagagTATCCTGTTGGAGATATCTTGATACCAGATGACTTTAATTTAACCTATAATGCCAAATATAGTAAATTTGATACATGCACTTTTGAGAACTATTGCATCACCTGATGGTAAATCACTGAAAACTCTCTTGTACCCAGTCTTGCACCCCTGGTGGATACCTTTATCACTACAACAATTCAAACTGCACATGGGACGACACAAGATGGCTACCTTCCGATAGCTCTGGATCTCACCGGATCAAGGTATtatattatttaatattttaatatgaaCActctacccccctccccacatgcACGATCATCAACACCACCGCCACAGAGGAGCTGGCGATTGACCAGTGTGCCTCTAATTGTGAGGAGGGATATGGTCAATCACTTCCCACTCTGGGAAAAGCCACAAAGGTGCAGGCACTGCCCAGGACACAAAAATGAAGAGGCTGATGTTCTTGTTATCACCTTAACTTCTGTTTTCATGATTACTACTGTTCATGACACAAGAAAAGAACGTTACTGGCGAAGATAACAGTTTGAAAAATTAAGAGGCAAATGTTCTTTACAGCCTTAACTGCTGTTTTTATGCTTACTACTGTTCataataaaagcaaaaagaagAGGCCCAAAGAGGCTGATGTTTTTGCTGGATCACCAGAACTCCATGTAATGCTCAACGTATCATTTATGTTACAAATGGAAAAACCTATATGCAAATGTTTTATAACAGGGCCAAATAAAGGTTCCAGATCCAAGAAATCAGAATTTTCTGTCCATTATTTCTGGGGACAGTTATTACAGGGTTAAGGGTAGTTTGTCTTTACTTAAATCAACACAATAAAATGGGAATTTCCAACCATTTGCACCACTGTCTGTAGTTTCACATTACACTGTAGGATAGAGTTGAATTAGGTACAAGGTGGAATTGAGAATTATTTGTTAAATACATGTCGAGTTGGCTGATTTTTATGCTGTGCCACTTGAAGAAAGGCTTATTTTATCAAAGTGGTTGTCAGTGTGGTTTTTAATTAAACTGCTGCTGTATCTAGAGTTGATTCCCAATGGCCAtggccctggaggaccgctGTCAATACCAGCGCTTTCAGAACAAGCACTAGCTTGTAGCTAATATTGTAACTGAAGTGTTGCTTCAGCACCCTCAGGATGGAAAATGTGTTAGGGGTGGCAGACACAAACTGAACCCCAAAAAGTAGACGCACACAGGACGATGGAcgtgaaccaggaagcagccccgcccagcctggaaacagacaagggaaacacagacaagcCGATGGTGCCGGCATCTGGTGAACCGATTCCCCCCTGAAGCTGAGACAAATGCAGTGGCCGGCTAAGAGGAAGATACCGGGTTGGGAGATGTTAGTGGAAGGTTCCTGGGGAACTTAAGAATCTTTAACTTATCGTGTTTTGGGCACCCTGGGATGCCAATACATGCCAAAGGGACTTTGTAGTGGCTATTTGTCTTTCATATCAATAATCAAAATGGACACAGGCACATGAGGAGTGAAATTATGCAGGGTGAAACAGTCCATTGTCCAGGCAAAAATAAAGTTTCATGAGATTTATTTTCATCAGCAAAGTTTTTGTTTCACTGTGTTCTACCTAACTGCTTCTACTAGCTTGTGGATTATACTGTTCACATTGATTATACTGATGGTACTGTGTTCTTGAATCATATCACACATAGCGTGTTATGACTTTTTAGCCAAATGTAACAATAGAGTCAATTTGATTTCAAATTTCTGCTAATTTTAAGCCCATTGGAATGAATTGAGAGGGCTTCCACCATTCCCCCTAATCTAATGTAAATAGGAGTTCAAATTattcaaaagaaacaaaaagcttTGATGTTTGATCTTTAAATGATCAGAGGTCAAAAAAGCTTTCATTCAAAGCGGCATATTACAATACAACTTAATGTTGTCGCAGTCCTCTATACTATTGGTATCGATTAACCTTTGCGTCAGTCAGCAACTGTAAGGTAAGTTGTCGAAGACAAGACACAATTCTGTGCATCTGCATGAATGGAAGGAGCACGTAGGGCAAACTGAGTCATGAAATATGTTAATTACTGCTGTGCCATAAGGTTCTGTCTGGAGAGGACAGTTTCTGACATGGAGGCTGAGCAGGCTGTGCAGAGGCACAGTCTGGTGTTCTGTGGACTGGTTTAACCAATCATTCCTTTGAAATTTCAGAACTTTTCTAAGGCTGCACTGTTTGTCGTACAGGCACTAAAACACCAGAAGTGTAACTCAATCATGTACAGTGCAGTGATTTGTATACATTCATGCAAAATagtgtaaattgtaaattttGGACACGTAGAGATGAATGCAATGACAAaggagctttgattcaaagcaaCATACTAAATTAAAAGTCTTATGTAAAGCAGCTGACCCTCTATACAGATATTGAATAAATTTAGTTCCCATTGAAGCTATTATAATTCAACAATCAGCGTGGTAAGATATTGGGGaaaaatattgaatattttgtGCACCTCTGCATGTTACTCAATCATGGTATGTCCTACTGTGGGTAGTAGGATGTACAGatgctaaaaaaaatcaaaatcatgTGTGTGGGGTTCTGTACTGTTTGGCTAAACACAGTACTGATGCATGTGGATTGAGATAAAACATTTGTCAGTAACTATTttgatggaaaaaaacacaatcaaCAGAAAAGTACTGTTTGCTCATTGTCATTTTGTCCTTCATTTTGACATTCCTCTCTATATCCATCTTTTAGAAAATCACAGCAATTTTGCACAAGAAATCACTTTTCCGGACTATTCTTTTTATCGTACAGAGATCCATCTTTATTCAAAATGGTAAGTCAAAAGCTACTGtaatttctcatttttattttagatttaaagTAAATGAGTGGCTCATGGATTAGGCAACTAATCCTTAGGTGTAACATGAAACTTGTGACCTCCCAGTTTCTTAATAAGAAAGAATGTAAAGGTGAAATCTTAAGTATCTGAACTGGCTCATTTAAGAATAACAAAGGATATTGTGCCTGAACCAGCAAGCAAATGGCTGTTTCAAAGCACAGCTGGGTTTAAAGTTTCAAATAACATGCATTTTAAATCCACATAATACATAACATATAATGTACATGTACATGGAGAGTGAGCTGGTATCAGGATATCTCCAATAGGATACTCTTCTCTCCCTTTTATCTTCAATCCTGTGTAAATATTCTCAGCCTATGATCCAGGGCCTGTATTACCTTCATCAACACATTTGTTCCCCCACAGCGTGAGTGCATCTCCATACACATTGGTCAGGCCGGTGTCCAGATCGGCAATGCTTGTTGGGAGCTTTACTGCCTGGAGCACGGGATCCAGCCCGACGGGCTGATGCCCAGTGACAAGACCGTTGGAGGAGGCGACGATTCTTTCAACACCTTCTTTAGTGAGACAGGAGCAGGAAAACACGTCCCCAGAGCTGTTTTTGTGGACCTGGAACCAACTGTGATAGgtgatttatttatgtttgtgtgtgttgatatATGTAGCCACCCCAGTCAGGCAGCTCTTCCTATAACCTTGGCTATTTACCCTTAGATGAGGTGCGTACTGGTACCTACCGCCAGCTCTTTCACCCTGAGCAGCTGATCACTGGTAAGGAGGATGCTGCCAACAACTACGCCCGAGGACACTACACCGTCGGAAAAGAGCTCATCGATGTCGTGCTGGACAGAACCCGCAAACTGGTGAGTTGCTGATTTTCTTTAAGTTCATAATTGAACGTTTATATCTGATatctttgtctccctcttccCAAACAGACTGACCAGTGCACC
Protein-coding sequences here:
- the LOC130539700 gene encoding apoptosis-stimulating of p53 protein 1-like isoform X2, whose translation is MLPVILTVYLSDTQQMLTEVPVTPATRVIDVVEYCKEAGEGECHLAEVWNGRERVLPQELLLLDLLQQWGPRRPEVSFYLRHCPAWIRGNQQPLEHGWTTEIAESANDKLPRVELTLSELQEMASRQQQQIEAQQQMLIAKEQRLRYLHQGGRSNQAQSQSEAEKLQRLKERVETQEARLKKIRAMRGQVDYSKLINGNLSAEIEHVSNLFQEKQAELQSAVLRVDQLTQQLEDLKRGRLQLHTGQGTTGSAGQKGSTPSGPAALELRKLYQELQARNRQNLEQSNKLAQNKELLNKRNAQVTVMDQRIEDLRERLHKKRAELSRMNGGGPAPPQTSAHPGGGVSSRVAAVCPYIQVPVEGRKDAGYPLLADPPPKHTPLSHIRSLSANEASWPSITKSASDWRAVSPEQRPSGYGTYPSAAHQTGGHQCTTSSLPRSAPSTLGWPRSSTANAASSSSSSSSSLQRISISPNSTQGPAPSQPSPLSPQTERSDLPPAVAVRPYIPDHPSRPQSPRKGPATMNSSSIYSMYLQQPQAKNYGSLSNRTSVKAVYGKPILPSSSASPSPVPFLQGGGAIKTGEQDVTDGGKGGESSDGRILPPPNVDNIPRPLSPTKLTPVAHSQMRYQSDADLDILRRRLSNAPRPLKKRSSITEPEGPQGPNIQKLLYQRFNTLAGSMDGCSVNTFYQPDSILGDMDNIHSANGNVDPADKLLTVAASEGEGQNLNAVSLHLSPPLVVLETPKATTLKAESVNNLLPSVQLSPSPVPERLEDQNNNSQRRSSPSHSSGGHTSPSPSPSTQTPPTKQVKRTNLKKPSSERTGHGLRVKFNPLALLLDASLEGEFDLVQRIIYEVENPSMPNDEGITPLHNAVCAGHHHIVKFLLDFAVNVNAADSDGWTPLHCAASCNSVHLCKMLVESGAAIFATTISDVETAADKCEEMEEGYTQCSQFLYGVQEKLGVMNKGLVYALWDYTAQHPDELSFSEGDALAVLRRSDDVETEWWWARFNDREGYVPRNLLGLYPRIKPRQRSLA
- the LOC130539700 gene encoding apoptosis-stimulating of p53 protein 1-like isoform X5 → MASRQQQQIEAQQQMLIAKEQRLRYLHQGGRSNQAQSQSEAEKLQRLKERVETQEARLKKIRAMRGQVDYSKLINGNLSAEIEHVSNLFQEKQAELQSAVLRVDQLTQQLEDLKRGRLQLHTGQGTTGSAGQKGSTPSGPAALELRKLYQELQARNRQNLEQSNKLAQNKELLNKRNAQVTVMDQRIEDLRERLHKKRAELSRMNGGGPAPPQTSAHPGGGVSSRVAAVCPYIQVPVEGRKDAGYPLLADPPPKHTPLSHIRSLSEEDRSGTRKPPSQWKVSDLDIILSEPIETWDGRSPLLERDSKETNEASWPSITKSASDWRAVSPEQRPSGYGTYPSAAHQTGGHQCTTSSLPRSAPSTLGWPRSSTANAASSSSSSSSSLQRISISPNSTQGPAPSQPSPLSPQTERSDLPPAVAVRPYIPDHPSRPQSPRKGPATMNSSSIYSMYLQQPQAKNYGSLSNRTSVKAVYGKPILPSSSASPSPVPFLQGGGAIKTGEQDVTDGGKGGESSDGRILPPPNVDNIPRPLSPTKLTPVAHSQMRYQSDADLDILRRRLSNAPRPLKKRSSITEPEGPQGPNIQKLLYQRFNTLAGSMDGCSVNTFYQPDSILGDMDNIHSANGNVDPADKLLTVAASEGEGQNLNAVSLHLSPPLVVLETPKATTLKAESVNNLLPSVQLSPSPVPERLEDQNNNSQRRSSPSHSSGGHTSPSPSPSTQTPPTKQVKRTNLKKPSSERTGHGLRVKFNPLALLLDASLEGEFDLVQRIIYEVENPSMPNDEGITPLHNAVCAGHHHIVKFLLDFAVNVNAADSDGWTPLHCAASCNSVHLCKMLVESGAAIFATTISDVETAADKCEEMEEGYTQCSQFLYGVQEKLGVMNKGLVYALWDYTAQHPDELSFSEGDALAVLRRSDDVETEWWWARFNDREGYVPRNLLGLYPRIKPRQRSLA
- the LOC130539700 gene encoding apoptosis-stimulating of p53 protein 1-like isoform X1, translated to MLPVILTVYLSDTQQMLTEVPVTPATRVIDVVEYCKEAGEGECHLAEVWNGRERVLPQELLLLDLLQQWGPRRPEVSFYLRHCPAWIRGNQQPLEHGWTTEIAESANDKLPRVELTLSELQEMASRQQQQIEAQQQMLIAKEQRLRYLHQGGRSNQAQSQSEAEKLQRLKERVETQEARLKKIRAMRGQVDYSKLINGNLSAEIEHVSNLFQEKQAELQSAVLRVDQLTQQLEDLKRGRLQLHTGQGTTGSAGQKGSTPSGPAALELRKLYQELQARNRQNLEQSNKLAQNKELLNKRNAQVTVMDQRIEDLRERLHKKRAELSRMNGGGPAPPQTSAHPGGGVSSRVAAVCPYIQVPVEGRKDAGYPLLADPPPKHTPLSHIRSLSEEDRSGTRKPPSQWKVSDLDIILSEPIETWDGRSPLLERDSKETNEASWPSITKSASDWRAVSPEQRPSGYGTYPSAAHQTGGHQCTTSSLPRSAPSTLGWPRSSTANAASSSSSSSSSLQRISISPNSTQGPAPSQPSPLSPQTERSDLPPAVAVRPYIPDHPSRPQSPRKGPATMNSSSIYSMYLQQPQAKNYGSLSNRTSVKAVYGKPILPSSSASPSPVPFLQGGGAIKTGEQDVTDGGKGGESSDGRILPPPNVDNIPRPLSPTKLTPVAHSQMRYQSDADLDILRRRLSNAPRPLKKRSSITEPEGPQGPNIQKLLYQRFNTLAGSMDGCSVNTFYQPDSILGDMDNIHSANGNVDPADKLLTVAASEGEGQNLNAVSLHLSPPLVVLETPKATTLKAESVNNLLPSVQLSPSPVPERLEDQNNNSQRRSSPSHSSGGHTSPSPSPSTQTPPTKQVKRTNLKKPSSERTGHGLRVKFNPLALLLDASLEGEFDLVQRIIYEVENPSMPNDEGITPLHNAVCAGHHHIVKFLLDFAVNVNAADSDGWTPLHCAASCNSVHLCKMLVESGAAIFATTISDVETAADKCEEMEEGYTQCSQFLYGVQEKLGVMNKGLVYALWDYTAQHPDELSFSEGDALAVLRRSDDVETEWWWARFNDREGYVPRNLLGLYPRIKPRQRSLA